Proteins encoded by one window of Candidatus Obscuribacter sp.:
- a CDS encoding caspase family protein, translating into MASAFKSALIVLATLGAFCAGSSARCEDGEELSPGTPISDKWAVVVGISDFAKPSLNLKYAAKDASDFKNFLVSKCHFAPDHIRLLTNQNATKNKIMDVLGDSWLPRVTLPADLVVIYISSHGSPSSLDVAGVNYIVAHDTDPDKLFTTGIPIQHLAETIRERVHSKRVLIVLDACHSGAASGESKGLQRTANVDASAFAQGTGHAVICSSSRSESSWESKNQPNGVFTKALIDAFASKGESTKLTDAFGKLKEKVQTQVAAERGVMQTPVLEASKWKGDELILAAVPASPRPSPIPVDDSAPAKSVPQSLDLSTSGAPATEAASTASSVPFSGIPDITGDWLGTNNLVYHYWQKGRKCGWEMPMFGTAGTGVISADGKTMDSEWHGLVSGRCKSTLEVDENGKIIRMQTDNGVGFTRVGH; encoded by the coding sequence ATGGCAAGTGCCTTTAAGTCAGCGTTGATTGTTTTGGCAACATTGGGCGCATTTTGTGCTGGCTCCAGCGCTCGCTGCGAGGATGGCGAGGAGCTATCTCCGGGCACGCCCATCAGCGACAAGTGGGCAGTGGTGGTCGGCATCAGCGATTTTGCCAAGCCATCGCTCAATCTTAAATACGCTGCCAAGGATGCCAGCGATTTTAAAAACTTTCTTGTGAGTAAGTGCCATTTTGCGCCCGATCACATCCGGTTGCTTACCAATCAAAACGCCACAAAAAACAAAATCATGGACGTGCTCGGCGATAGCTGGCTGCCGAGAGTGACTCTACCTGCCGATCTCGTCGTGATCTATATCTCCAGCCATGGCAGTCCGTCGTCACTGGATGTCGCTGGCGTCAACTACATCGTCGCTCACGATACCGACCCCGATAAGCTCTTTACCACCGGTATTCCCATCCAGCATCTGGCTGAGACCATCAGGGAGCGCGTGCATAGCAAGCGGGTATTGATTGTGCTCGACGCCTGTCACTCTGGCGCTGCTAGCGGCGAGAGCAAAGGGTTGCAGCGCACCGCCAATGTCGATGCCTCTGCCTTTGCGCAGGGCACGGGGCACGCTGTTATTTGCTCCAGCAGCCGTAGTGAGTCGTCCTGGGAGAGCAAAAACCAGCCCAACGGTGTGTTTACCAAAGCATTGATTGACGCGTTTGCATCAAAGGGCGAGAGCACAAAGCTGACCGATGCCTTTGGTAAGTTAAAGGAAAAAGTCCAGACTCAAGTGGCAGCCGAGCGTGGAGTAATGCAGACTCCAGTGCTAGAAGCCAGCAAATGGAAAGGTGATGAACTGATACTGGCGGCGGTGCCTGCTAGTCCGCGGCCATCTCCAATACCTGTGGACGATAGTGCCCCGGCCAAGTCTGTGCCGCAGTCCCTTGACCTGTCTACAAGTGGGGCGCCAGCGACTGAGGCGGCGAGCACCGCCAGCTCTGTGCCATTTAGCGGCATCCCTGACATCACTGGAGATTGGCTTGGCACCAACAATCTTGTCTATCACTACTGGCAAAAGGGTCGCAAATGCGGCTGGGAGATGCCCATGTTTGGCACCGCTGGCACGGGTGTAATCTCTGCCGATGGTAAGACAATGGACTCGGAGTGGCATGGGCTGGTCTCTGGACGTTGCAAGTCGACCCTTGAGGTCGACGAAAACGGCAAAATCATCCGCATGCAGACTGACAATGGAGTCGGTTTTACCCGGGTCGGTCACTGA
- a CDS encoding serine/threonine protein kinase has translation MISDAELAKPANFPNLGERFEVLSFIGQGGMGAVYKVKDKSINQILAIKLLNDKFAQDPTGVKRFESEAKASCQLTHANLVTIYDYCRTTSGVPFIVMDFLDGKTLADFIKQNVYLTVPEALDIFCQIADALTGVHSKGIIHRDLKPANILLLPGEGGYMVKLVDFGIAKVLPEMTNYATTVTETSELTGSPLYMSPEQCQGERVDARSDIYSLGCVMYEALTGVNPFMSDNQIKVILAQISSIPRPFRQSLDIPNCLQALVFKCLKNPPQSAIRPQPDCSKIWMRCAMAKM, from the coding sequence GTGATAAGCGACGCTGAATTAGCAAAACCAGCCAACTTCCCGAATTTGGGAGAGCGTTTTGAGGTGCTCAGCTTTATTGGTCAGGGTGGCATGGGTGCTGTCTACAAAGTCAAAGACAAGTCCATTAACCAGATCCTAGCCATCAAATTACTCAACGACAAATTTGCCCAAGATCCGACCGGTGTCAAGCGTTTTGAGAGTGAGGCAAAAGCCTCCTGTCAGCTCACTCACGCCAATCTGGTCACCATCTATGACTACTGTCGCACCACCAGTGGTGTGCCGTTTATTGTCATGGACTTCCTTGACGGTAAGACTCTGGCTGATTTTATAAAACAAAACGTCTATCTTACTGTGCCTGAGGCACTGGATATTTTTTGCCAGATAGCAGACGCTCTCACTGGTGTGCATAGCAAAGGCATCATCCACCGCGACCTCAAGCCCGCCAATATCCTGCTCTTGCCGGGTGAGGGCGGTTATATGGTCAAGCTCGTGGACTTTGGTATTGCAAAAGTTTTGCCTGAGATGACCAACTATGCCACCACTGTGACTGAGACCAGCGAGCTGACTGGCAGCCCGCTCTACATGAGTCCCGAGCAGTGTCAGGGCGAAAGAGTGGATGCACGCAGTGATATCTACAGCCTGGGTTGTGTCATGTACGAAGCACTCACAGGGGTCAATCCCTTTATGAGTGACAACCAGATCAAGGTGATTTTGGCTCAAATTTCGAGTATCCCCAGACCATTCAGGCAATCGTTGGATATTCCCAATTGTTTGCAAGCACTTGTTTTTAAATGTCTAAAAAATCCCCCGCAGAGCGCTATCAGACCGCAGCCAGATTGCTCAAAGATCTGGATGCGATGCGCGATGGCAAAGATGTAG
- a CDS encoding caspase family protein: MTVSSKSRGVPQSKGVLPLLCSAVSMPVVCRATSLSLLCRAASLSLLCSAVALISLGAPVSAQSIDSTSPTPLEGNLIQGEVEPGGQSYYYTFEAGPGDLNVAMDGETDFYSTSANVILTDDKGRELSKVTINANGNGTTKSAIVHLARRQLVRMQVMFGVDVGVHIKYKVRLNGPLGPNPMALANAGGVPGGSMQQGMPQYQPQQAVSSAQQQRLDDYHHPTVKLSREDIQKYFPQVYSKLPPQQVVAQQNITQQYAPPAQVQQNPQVIAHSVPPVSSFSNTSLDLSGSRAAASGVHNQIAPNIGTMPAAVPASSDGMSLAEDNSRSAISTPIEDKWAFVVGVSKFAKPGINLKYPAKDAKDLASYLVNEANFAPDHVKLLVDEQATKERVLAELGDKWLPRLAHPNDLVLIFISTHGSPSQADLEGLNYLVMHNTDPSSLYATGLPLSDLAAAVKHRVHSNRVVLIIDACHSGAAEAAKGLARVGNVDSVSLAQGTGQLIICSSQPNQLSWESKRYPNGVFTHQLIEALRAQSGKASLSQAFERLKDSVQSEVLEDRSELQTAVLKSKWSGNDLIISAPPTKPRPVPPDLGDAQ; this comes from the coding sequence ATGACTGTCTCGTCTAAAAGTCGTGGTGTGCCGCAGAGTAAGGGCGTTTTGCCTTTACTCTGTAGTGCCGTGAGCATGCCTGTGGTCTGTCGTGCGACTAGCCTGTCGTTGCTGTGCCGCGCTGCGAGTCTGTCCTTACTTTGTAGTGCTGTTGCTCTCATATCATTGGGCGCGCCTGTCTCGGCGCAGTCAATCGATAGCACTAGTCCGACACCGCTAGAGGGCAATCTGATCCAGGGCGAAGTGGAGCCAGGCGGTCAGAGCTATTACTATACTTTTGAGGCTGGTCCCGGCGATTTAAATGTGGCGATGGACGGTGAGACTGACTTTTACAGCACCAGCGCCAATGTGATCCTCACTGATGATAAAGGGCGTGAGCTGTCAAAAGTTACAATAAATGCAAACGGCAATGGTACTACCAAGAGTGCCATCGTCCACCTAGCAAGGCGTCAACTTGTGCGCATGCAGGTGATGTTTGGCGTGGATGTGGGCGTGCACATCAAGTACAAGGTCAGGCTTAATGGACCACTTGGTCCAAACCCGATGGCGCTGGCAAATGCCGGCGGGGTGCCTGGTGGGAGTATGCAGCAAGGCATGCCGCAATATCAGCCGCAGCAAGCCGTATCATCTGCTCAACAGCAGCGTTTGGACGATTATCACCATCCTACAGTTAAACTTTCTCGCGAAGACATTCAGAAATATTTTCCTCAGGTCTATTCTAAACTGCCGCCACAACAGGTCGTTGCGCAACAAAACATCACTCAGCAATACGCGCCTCCTGCTCAAGTACAGCAAAACCCTCAAGTCATTGCTCACAGCGTGCCACCTGTCAGTTCTTTTTCAAATACCTCTCTCGACCTATCCGGCTCTCGCGCAGCCGCCTCTGGCGTGCACAATCAGATTGCGCCTAACATCGGCACCATGCCTGCGGCAGTGCCTGCCTCTAGCGATGGTATGAGCCTGGCTGAGGACAATAGCCGCTCGGCCATCTCCACGCCAATTGAGGATAAGTGGGCTTTTGTAGTTGGTGTGAGCAAGTTTGCCAAGCCTGGTATCAACCTCAAATACCCTGCTAAAGATGCCAAAGATCTGGCTAGCTACCTCGTTAACGAAGCCAATTTTGCACCAGACCACGTCAAGCTCCTCGTCGACGAGCAGGCTACAAAGGAGCGTGTCCTCGCTGAGCTGGGTGACAAATGGCTGCCTCGCCTGGCGCACCCCAACGATCTAGTCCTGATTTTTATCAGTACCCACGGTAGCCCATCTCAGGCTGACCTGGAGGGGCTCAATTATCTGGTCATGCACAATACCGACCCAAGCAGTTTGTACGCCACGGGCTTGCCGCTCTCAGACCTCGCTGCGGCGGTTAAGCACCGCGTGCACTCCAACCGGGTCGTCCTCATCATCGACGCCTGTCATAGCGGTGCTGCTGAGGCAGCCAAAGGTCTTGCACGAGTCGGCAATGTCGATAGTGTCTCGCTGGCGCAGGGGACGGGGCAGCTGATCATCTGTAGCAGCCAGCCCAATCAATTGTCTTGGGAGTCCAAGCGCTATCCCAACGGTGTTTTTACGCATCAATTGATAGAAGCGCTCAGAGCGCAGTCAGGTAAGGCGTCGCTCAGCCAGGCATTTGAAAGATTGAAAGACTCGGTGCAGTCAGAAGTTTTGGAAGACCGCAGTGAATTGCAGACAGCGGTGTTAAAGAGTAAATGGAGCGGCAATGATCTCATTATCTCTGCTCCACCTACCAAGCCGCGCCCGGTGCCGCCGGACCTGGGAGATGCGCAGTAA
- the icd gene encoding NADP-dependent isocitrate dehydrogenase — protein MNDSPVKTYNGIPVPAGETIQFVNGKPVTPNHPIIPFIEGDGIGAEITDAMRRILDLSVNLAYGDARSIAWLEVFAGDKAKARFGDALPADTLTALTDFGVSIKGPLGTPTGEGMRSLNVTMRQHFDLFSCVRPVRYFRGVPSVVKRPQDLDVVIFRENIEDVYAGIEGPIGSDFAKETLALCRKYGFDVPEDTGVGIKIMSRTGSRRLIRAAIQYAIDNNRKVVTIVHKGNIQKYTEGAFLRWGLELAAEEFGDTMVLEADLWSKHGGNLPEGKILLNHRIADATFFELLTKSDKFSVIATMNLNGDYISDAAAAQVGGLAIAPGGNIGSKCALFEATHGTAPDIAGKGLANPCSVLLSGVMMLEYLGWQEAADIATAAIAKSIRAKTVTGDLARYMKNATQLSTSDFAKTVMANMAKPRRKVASKGKGGSTPSAASGSKGKSPASGKGGDKA, from the coding sequence ATGAATGACAGCCCTGTGAAAACCTACAACGGCATACCTGTCCCGGCTGGCGAAACAATCCAGTTTGTGAACGGCAAGCCGGTCACTCCCAACCATCCGATCATCCCCTTCATCGAGGGCGATGGCATCGGTGCTGAGATCACGGACGCCATGCGGCGCATCCTCGACCTCTCGGTCAATCTCGCCTACGGTGACGCACGCAGCATCGCCTGGCTCGAAGTCTTCGCTGGTGACAAGGCCAAGGCTCGCTTTGGCGACGCCCTGCCTGCCGACACCCTGACGGCGCTCACCGACTTTGGTGTCTCCATCAAGGGCCCGCTCGGCACCCCCACCGGTGAAGGCATGCGCAGCCTCAACGTGACCATGCGTCAGCACTTCGACCTCTTCAGCTGCGTGCGACCCGTGCGCTACTTCCGAGGTGTGCCGTCCGTGGTCAAGCGTCCGCAGGACCTCGACGTCGTCATCTTCCGCGAAAACATCGAGGACGTCTACGCCGGCATCGAAGGACCCATTGGCTCCGACTTTGCCAAAGAGACGCTGGCGCTGTGCCGCAAGTACGGCTTCGATGTGCCCGAAGATACCGGCGTCGGCATCAAGATCATGTCGCGCACCGGCTCACGTCGGCTCATCCGCGCGGCAATTCAGTACGCCATCGACAACAACCGCAAGGTCGTCACCATCGTCCACAAGGGCAACATCCAGAAGTACACCGAAGGCGCCTTCCTGCGCTGGGGTCTGGAACTCGCCGCCGAGGAGTTTGGTGACACGATGGTCCTGGAGGCGGATCTGTGGAGCAAGCACGGAGGCAATCTGCCCGAGGGCAAGATCCTGCTCAACCACCGCATCGCCGACGCGACCTTCTTCGAGCTGCTCACCAAGTCGGACAAGTTTAGCGTCATCGCCACGATGAACCTCAACGGCGACTACATCTCCGACGCCGCTGCCGCACAAGTCGGCGGTCTGGCCATCGCACCGGGAGGCAACATCGGCTCCAAGTGCGCGCTCTTTGAGGCCACCCATGGCACCGCTCCCGACATCGCCGGCAAAGGTCTCGCCAACCCCTGCTCGGTGCTGCTGTCGGGCGTGATGATGCTCGAGTACCTGGGCTGGCAGGAAGCGGCGGACATCGCCACCGCAGCCATCGCCAAGTCCATCCGCGCCAAGACCGTCACCGGTGACCTGGCTCGGTACATGAAGAACGCCACCCAGCTCTCCACCAGCGACTTTGCCAAGACGGTCATGGCCAACATGGCCAAGCCGCGGCGCAAGGTTGCTAGCAAGGGCAAGGGCGGCAGCACGCCTAGCGCCGCAAGCGGCTCCAAGGGCAAGAGCCCGGCGAGCGGCAAAGGCGGCGACAAAGCCTGA
- a CDS encoding nucleotidyl transferase AbiEii/AbiGii toxin family protein: MTDKTGKNLPDSVRRRLLNLAKEQRVEFTYILIRYAIERLLYRLSVSNHADRFCLKGAILLSQWSEQPYRPTLDVDLLAKGDHTAQSITDVFAEVLAIECPEDAVTFKVDCLKLQPIRDGQEYKGWRLNFECELAQAVMPVQIDIGFGDAVTPGPVSLNYSTLLDLPAPVLNSYPRETVVAEKFEALVKLGMANTRMKDFGDLHYLASNFEFEGELLARAIRATFERRKTLIPSDLPIAFTETFYGNSDKQKQWNAFVKKGKIDAPSLIVVCQLVREFLMPLCQAILLEESPPQSWLPLIGWAAN, encoded by the coding sequence ATGACTGACAAGACAGGTAAAAACTTGCCTGACTCAGTCCGTCGTCGTTTGCTCAACCTGGCTAAAGAGCAACGTGTTGAGTTTACATATATACTCATCCGTTATGCTATCGAGCGCTTGCTTTACAGACTTTCAGTCTCTAATCATGCAGACAGATTTTGTCTTAAAGGCGCAATCCTTTTGTCTCAATGGAGTGAGCAGCCGTATCGTCCCACTCTGGATGTGGACTTGCTTGCTAAGGGCGATCATACAGCGCAGTCAATCACTGATGTTTTTGCCGAGGTGCTAGCGATAGAGTGTCCTGAAGACGCCGTGACTTTTAAGGTTGATTGTTTGAAGTTGCAGCCAATTAGGGACGGTCAGGAGTATAAGGGCTGGAGGCTTAATTTTGAATGCGAGTTGGCTCAGGCTGTAATGCCTGTGCAAATAGACATTGGTTTTGGAGATGCTGTGACGCCGGGACCGGTCTCACTAAATTATTCAACACTTCTGGACTTGCCTGCTCCAGTACTCAACAGCTATCCACGCGAGACTGTTGTAGCTGAAAAATTTGAAGCCTTGGTAAAGCTTGGCATGGCAAATACTCGTATGAAAGACTTTGGCGACTTGCACTATCTGGCGAGTAATTTTGAATTTGAAGGAGAGCTGCTTGCTAGAGCCATTAGGGCTACTTTTGAGCGTCGCAAAACGTTGATTCCATCAGATTTGCCGATTGCATTTACTGAGACGTTTTATGGCAATAGCGACAAGCAGAAGCAGTGGAACGCGTTTGTGAAGAAGGGGAAGATTGACGCTCCGAGCCTCATCGTTGTTTGTCAATTAGTGAGAGAGTTTTTGATGCCGCTGTGTCAGGCGATTTTGCTAGAAGAAAGTCCACCACAATCATGGCTGCCGTTGATTGGCTGGGCTGCTAATTGA
- a CDS encoding DUF4253 domain-containing protein, whose amino-acid sequence MIKLTDQEIQLAARLNCQQAALELIKNACEIEFFEMSDNFKLTSDSPTAVFEYFDKDSKQALRDLSKSYPDLQDALTQIIINSPPLPSSISRKPDVGQKSFLALRFAAPHALNPNHSSRSNTKSSKNTLAKPVVDLQKINCNLIEIGTYIVGKRFTTRAEAEDHLRKHDCPVNANTLFIKPSYTRTVTFPSPLTQYPQDQQAATLAIADKLPRLTAEQALSVLEYLPGIPNSEEHLSFFKMRLQLGTVEITPSSTDSGDDAAIMETLRLIRGGLKPFAPPLYNKLHIYPGSTLLRRDDGNWEIYSPESFAAMIPYTVARLSDSPPFLKDIIRAHTNGINYGVSPNKLIEKLTEWHEKWGPLTITDVSGDYFKVLFENPPQSDQYKLALEIIQLCPALAPPEELPEQTERLINKLKTKQPIAIGWD is encoded by the coding sequence ATGATTAAGCTTACAGACCAAGAGATCCAGCTAGCAGCACGGCTCAACTGCCAACAAGCGGCCCTTGAGCTGATCAAAAATGCCTGTGAAATAGAATTTTTTGAGATGTCAGACAACTTCAAACTGACGTCAGACAGTCCTACTGCGGTCTTTGAGTATTTTGACAAAGACTCAAAGCAAGCGCTGAGAGATTTGTCCAAAAGTTATCCAGACTTGCAAGACGCGCTAACCCAGATAATTATCAACTCGCCCCCATTACCGTCCTCCATATCGCGCAAACCAGACGTTGGGCAAAAGTCCTTTCTCGCTTTGCGTTTTGCCGCTCCACACGCTCTAAATCCCAACCACAGCAGCCGGTCTAATACAAAAAGCAGCAAAAATACACTGGCAAAACCAGTTGTTGATCTACAAAAAATCAACTGCAACCTAATTGAAATAGGCACATACATAGTGGGCAAGAGGTTTACAACCAGAGCCGAAGCAGAGGATCACTTGCGCAAACACGATTGCCCAGTAAATGCGAATACTCTGTTTATCAAACCCTCTTACACCCGTACCGTGACCTTTCCCTCACCCTTAACCCAATATCCCCAAGACCAGCAGGCTGCAACTCTTGCAATAGCAGACAAACTACCAAGATTGACGGCGGAGCAAGCACTCTCAGTGCTCGAATACCTCCCTGGAATTCCAAATTCAGAGGAACATCTCAGTTTCTTCAAGATGCGCCTCCAGCTTGGCACCGTCGAGATAACACCATCATCAACCGATAGTGGAGATGATGCGGCAATCATGGAAACCCTCAGATTAATAAGGGGCGGACTAAAACCATTTGCGCCGCCACTATACAACAAACTCCATATCTACCCTGGCTCGACATTACTACGCAGGGACGACGGCAACTGGGAAATATACTCCCCAGAATCCTTTGCAGCGATGATACCTTATACAGTGGCACGTCTATCTGACTCTCCGCCGTTTCTAAAAGACATAATTCGCGCTCACACCAACGGAATCAACTATGGCGTAAGCCCCAATAAACTCATCGAAAAGTTGACAGAATGGCATGAGAAATGGGGTCCACTCACAATCACAGATGTAAGCGGCGACTACTTCAAAGTGCTCTTTGAAAATCCACCACAGAGCGATCAGTACAAACTTGCTTTGGAAATAATACAACTTTGCCCTGCGCTAGCACCTCCCGAGGAGCTACCAGAGCAAACAGAACGGCTGATCAACAAACTCAAGACAAAGCAGCCTATTGCTATCGGTTGGGACTAG
- a CDS encoding methyltransferase domain-containing protein has product MSHQPVIHHSQALQDSLLNDDEELCSGRDFAVYSQGMDASMSVKINDVCPYVLAGKIVDKGCGTGTLLIHLSTLFAESQIVGVDLSRELLRRSLAQQYPNHNVSVVKANIIHRRFADNSLSTVIFSSVMHEVFSYTGYDRDQVRLALANTWHELAPHGRIIIRDGVKPEHGGERVWLRCRDEELQERFRKFAREFKGKAASPGISYVEHTIDGVTWFTTSLHEANEFLSKKDYLANWAMEVNEEFGVFTVDEWVQELRTTGYRVLHAASYLNPWIEDNRYDGHVWLHADTDGRPGERITAPDTTGVIVAEKV; this is encoded by the coding sequence ATGTCTCATCAACCTGTCATACACCACTCGCAGGCACTGCAAGACAGCCTGCTCAACGACGACGAGGAGCTGTGCTCTGGCCGTGACTTTGCTGTCTACAGCCAGGGCATGGACGCCAGCATGTCGGTCAAGATCAACGACGTCTGCCCCTACGTCCTCGCCGGCAAAATCGTCGACAAGGGCTGCGGCACGGGCACCTTGCTGATCCATCTCTCGACGCTCTTTGCTGAGTCGCAGATCGTCGGCGTCGACCTCTCGCGTGAGCTGTTGCGCCGCTCCCTGGCGCAGCAGTATCCCAACCACAACGTCTCGGTGGTCAAAGCCAACATCATCCACCGGCGCTTTGCCGACAACAGCCTGTCGACGGTTATTTTTAGCTCGGTGATGCACGAGGTCTTTTCGTACACCGGCTACGACCGTGACCAGGTGCGCCTCGCTCTCGCCAACACCTGGCATGAGCTGGCGCCGCACGGACGCATCATCATCCGCGACGGCGTCAAGCCCGAGCACGGTGGTGAGCGCGTCTGGCTGCGTTGTCGCGATGAGGAGCTGCAAGAGCGCTTCCGCAAGTTTGCCCGTGAGTTTAAGGGCAAGGCGGCGAGCCCCGGCATCAGCTACGTGGAGCACACCATAGACGGTGTCACGTGGTTTACCACGAGTCTGCATGAAGCCAATGAATTCCTCTCGAAGAAGGACTACCTGGCCAACTGGGCTATGGAGGTCAACGAGGAGTTTGGCGTCTTTACTGTGGACGAGTGGGTGCAAGAGCTGCGCACGACCGGCTACCGTGTGCTGCATGCGGCGAGCTACCTCAATCCCTGGATCGAGGATAACCGCTACGACGGACACGTCTGGCTGCACGCTGACACGGACGGTCGACCTGGCGAGCGCATCACCGCCCCTGACACCACGGGCGTGATTGTCGCCGAGAAGGTCTGA